A single genomic interval of Flavihumibacter rivuli harbors:
- a CDS encoding serine hydrolase domain-containing protein — MKASLFKGLVLLVLSLPIAISSIAQKDRADSALQAILRQRKVAGLSVAVVRHNQLVYTNSVGYKNLEAQTPLTDDCIFRIASISKSFSATAIMQLVEKGRLSLDDDLSKLVGFTVRNPKYPDVVITLRHALSHRSSINDSQGYFTLDAINPAKNPNWAKCYNDYAPGNGYQYCNLNFNMVGTIIEKFSGERFDQYVKHHILDPLGLYGGYCVDSLDASRFATIYEYRVDSARFIPSPGAYAPRREEIANYVMGYSTPVFSPTGGMKISAPDLARYMMMHMNWGKGNGKRIMKKKSSVLMQTPLSADEEYGLALHKANNLVPGVELVGHTGSAYGLFSAMFFDPKKKSGIVVISNGCDPTYAEGYNAVIREAVNALYQSLLAE; from the coding sequence ATGAAAGCAAGCTTATTCAAAGGATTGGTACTGCTAGTTCTTTCCTTACCCATCGCCATTTCTTCCATCGCCCAGAAAGACCGGGCGGATTCGGCCTTGCAGGCCATCCTCCGGCAGCGCAAGGTAGCCGGTCTGTCCGTAGCGGTGGTCAGGCATAACCAGCTGGTCTATACGAATTCTGTTGGCTACAAGAACCTGGAGGCGCAAACACCCCTGACAGATGATTGTATTTTCCGGATCGCTTCCATCTCCAAATCCTTTTCCGCAACAGCCATCATGCAGCTGGTAGAGAAGGGCAGGCTTTCATTGGATGATGACCTCAGCAAACTGGTGGGATTCACGGTGCGTAACCCGAAGTATCCCGATGTGGTGATCACCCTTCGCCATGCCTTGTCGCACCGTTCTTCCATCAACGACAGCCAGGGGTATTTTACACTCGATGCCATCAACCCCGCGAAGAACCCCAATTGGGCGAAGTGTTACAATGACTATGCACCGGGCAATGGTTACCAGTACTGCAACCTGAACTTCAATATGGTGGGGACCATTATTGAAAAGTTCTCAGGGGAACGTTTCGACCAATATGTTAAGCATCATATCCTTGACCCACTTGGGTTATATGGCGGCTATTGTGTGGATTCCCTCGATGCTTCCCGATTTGCTACGATCTATGAGTACAGGGTCGATTCGGCAAGATTCATTCCCTCCCCCGGGGCCTATGCGCCCAGGCGGGAAGAGATCGCCAACTATGTGATGGGCTATAGTACCCCTGTCTTTTCACCTACAGGTGGAATGAAGATCTCTGCGCCGGATCTTGCCCGCTACATGATGATGCACATGAACTGGGGCAAGGGCAATGGGAAGCGGATCATGAAGAAGAAGAGCTCGGTCCTGATGCAAACACCGCTTTCTGCGGATGAAGAATATGGACTCGCCTTGCATAAGGCCAATAACCTGGTACCGGGCGTGGAATTGGTGGGCCATACGGGTTCGGCCTATGGACTCTTCAGTGCCATGTTCTTTGACCCCAAAAAGAAGTCCGGGATCGTGGTGATCAGCAATGGCTGTGATCCCACATATGCGGAGGGCTATAATGCGGTGATCAGGGAGGCGGTAAATGCTTTGTATCAAAGCCTGTTAGCTGAATAA
- a CDS encoding AAA domain-containing protein produces MEYFARLQQLLNKEKEEDKRSYEAITLNMPVTERRENGMCWYPIAIRESEIGKGDYLTIEVERTTNQEILHQFRFGMTVALFSQHDSRNNRLEGTLTHTSGNRMKIALRVDDLPDWSRDGKLGVDVVFDENSYTEMELALKHAPSLAEKSDTGKLIRILTGTAQPTFHELREEERGLLNAARDLNPSQLDAIRKILSAQELAIVHGPPGTGKTTTLVQAIKLLVRQKGGPVLVCAPSNAAVDLLSERLDREGLNVVRVGNPARVNEKQEALTLDHRITQHPSSKEIKRLKKQSAEYVDLAHRYKRSFGAAEREQRKALFAEARKLRQEIEQTEKYITDAIIGKAEVITATLVGAAHYSIRHLKYQTVVIDEAAQALEPACWIPILKAQRLVMAGDHCQLPPTIRSEEAARGGLAETLMEKAVKLYPEAVTMLDTQYRMNEKIAAFPSREFYAGKLHADPSVANWQLADGDAPLLFIDTAGCGFEESREGNGIANPEEAQFTNKQVARLQEQLHDQFDQEALPTIGVISPYRHQVELLKELISPAPNITVNTIDSFQGQERDIIFISLTRSNAESTIGFLSEVRRMNVAMTRARKRLVMIGDSATLSGFPFYADLIAYAQEEEGYKSAWEFMID; encoded by the coding sequence ATGGAATATTTCGCCCGGCTGCAACAGTTATTGAACAAGGAAAAGGAAGAAGACAAACGTTCCTATGAAGCCATTACCCTGAACATGCCCGTTACGGAAAGAAGGGAGAATGGCATGTGCTGGTACCCCATCGCCATCCGCGAATCGGAGATCGGCAAGGGCGATTACCTCACCATTGAAGTGGAACGCACTACCAACCAGGAGATCCTGCACCAATTTCGGTTTGGCATGACCGTGGCATTGTTCTCCCAGCATGATAGCCGCAACAACCGCTTGGAAGGAACCCTGACCCATACCAGCGGCAACCGGATGAAGATCGCACTCAGGGTGGATGACCTGCCCGACTGGAGCCGCGATGGCAAACTGGGAGTGGATGTGGTCTTCGATGAGAACAGCTATACCGAAATGGAGCTGGCCCTGAAGCACGCGCCCTCCCTTGCTGAAAAATCCGATACCGGCAAACTGATCCGCATCCTGACCGGTACAGCCCAACCTACCTTCCATGAGTTGCGGGAAGAAGAGCGGGGCTTGCTGAATGCCGCCAGGGACTTGAATCCATCACAACTGGATGCCATCCGGAAGATCCTTTCCGCGCAGGAACTGGCCATCGTGCATGGCCCTCCCGGCACAGGTAAGACGACCACGCTGGTGCAGGCCATCAAACTATTGGTCAGGCAGAAGGGCGGACCGGTACTGGTATGCGCTCCCAGCAATGCTGCCGTTGACCTGTTGAGTGAGCGGCTCGACAGGGAGGGATTGAATGTAGTCAGGGTAGGCAACCCGGCCAGGGTGAACGAGAAGCAGGAAGCCCTCACCCTCGACCACCGGATCACACAGCATCCTTCGAGCAAGGAGATCAAAAGACTGAAAAAGCAGTCGGCCGAATATGTTGACCTCGCGCACAGGTATAAACGAAGTTTCGGTGCGGCCGAAAGGGAACAGCGCAAAGCCTTGTTTGCAGAAGCACGGAAGCTGAGGCAGGAGATCGAACAGACAGAAAAATACATTACCGATGCCATCATCGGGAAGGCAGAAGTGATTACGGCCACACTGGTAGGGGCCGCGCATTATTCGATCCGTCACCTGAAATACCAAACCGTTGTTATAGATGAGGCTGCACAGGCCTTGGAGCCTGCCTGCTGGATTCCCATCCTGAAGGCCCAACGACTGGTGATGGCAGGTGACCATTGCCAACTACCGCCCACCATCCGTTCAGAAGAAGCGGCCAGGGGCGGTCTAGCCGAAACCCTGATGGAGAAAGCCGTGAAGCTTTACCCGGAAGCCGTAACAATGCTGGATACGCAATACCGCATGAACGAAAAGATCGCCGCCTTCCCTTCGCGCGAGTTCTACGCTGGGAAACTGCATGCAGATCCCTCCGTGGCCAACTGGCAATTGGCAGACGGGGATGCGCCCTTATTGTTCATTGATACCGCGGGTTGTGGCTTTGAAGAAAGCAGGGAAGGCAATGGCATAGCCAATCCGGAAGAAGCCCAGTTCACCAACAAACAGGTAGCGCGACTGCAGGAACAACTACATGATCAATTTGACCAGGAAGCCCTACCCACCATCGGCGTGATCTCTCCCTATCGCCACCAGGTGGAATTGTTGAAAGAGCTGATCAGTCCTGCCCCCAATATCACGGTGAATACCATCGATAGTTTCCAGGGCCAGGAAAGGGATATCATTTTTATCAGCCTTACCAGGAGCAATGCCGAAAGCACCATCGGCTTCCTCTCGGAAGTGCGGCGGATGAATGTGGCCATGACCAGGGCCCGCAAAAGGCTGGTGATGATCGGCGACAGTGCCACCTTATCGGGGTTCCCCTTCTATGCAGACCTGATCGCCTATGCGCAGGAAGAGGAAGGCTACAAGAGTGCCTGGGAATTCATGATCGATTAA
- a CDS encoding NUDIX hydrolase, with protein sequence MKKGIAHTTEEAIQPVATEAYLPGLSVDNVIFGFHADQLKVLLLECRNRKDWMLPGGYIRKDESVDDAAKRVLQDRSGLKNVYLQQFSVFGETRRTKESVMRSAMKSLDITFKDGDWFNQRYVTIGYYALVEFEKVKPTPDTFSVSCAWFDLNALPTMIFDHKEIVEQALVALRQHLHYKPIGYSLLPSTFTMKSLQAIYETILQRKLDRSNFNRKMLSLGILEKKEKLFTGAAHKAPYQYSFNKKEYFRLLKEGFGMPF encoded by the coding sequence ATGAAGAAGGGAATTGCCCATACTACCGAGGAAGCCATTCAACCCGTAGCAACGGAAGCCTACCTGCCGGGCTTGTCCGTGGACAATGTGATCTTTGGTTTTCATGCCGACCAGCTGAAGGTATTGCTGCTGGAGTGCAGGAACCGGAAGGACTGGATGCTGCCCGGAGGCTATATCCGCAAGGACGAATCGGTGGATGATGCCGCCAAGCGGGTATTGCAGGACCGCAGCGGTCTGAAGAATGTTTACCTGCAGCAGTTCAGCGTCTTTGGCGAAACCCGCCGCACGAAGGAATCGGTGATGCGCAGTGCCATGAAATCGCTGGACATCACCTTTAAGGACGGCGACTGGTTCAACCAGCGGTATGTAACGATCGGCTATTATGCACTGGTAGAATTTGAAAAGGTAAAACCCACACCTGATACTTTCTCTGTGTCCTGTGCCTGGTTCGACCTGAACGCCCTTCCGACCATGATCTTCGACCATAAGGAGATCGTGGAGCAGGCCCTTGTGGCATTGCGCCAGCACCTGCATTACAAGCCTATCGGCTACAGCCTCCTTCCTTCCACCTTTACGATGAAGAGCCTGCAGGCCATTTACGAGACCATCCTGCAGCGCAAGCTCGACCGCTCCAATTTCAACCGCAAAATGCTCTCGCTGGGCATCCTGGAAAAAAAGGAAAAGCTCTTTACCGGCGCGGCACACAAGGCCCCCTACCAATACAGTTTCAATAAGAAGGAATATTTCAGGTTGCTGAAGGAAGGCTTCGGTATGCCGTTCTGA
- a CDS encoding DUF4421 family protein: MPRPALTISLCLAISLVSLCTLAQPAVTDTASRSHRLGKIEYMSHYIILKLSQNTDLETFAVKSNQQDINLSPNANSVTRLSVNYRWLSFSYGFIAKFLPGNDDDAIRGKTKGKSFGLNMNFKRWLQEFSYSRTQGYYLENTKDFDPGWQEGDPYLQAPELVYKNFQGITAYKFNPDFSINALATQTERQTQSAGSFIPQLLYRYYITDNKVELGPGGSSQRAQNLELVLGAGYYHSFVLKEKFYLAAGLTPGIGYVHTWLTTRFYDEDSQQSAQDNFIFRLDGRAGIGYNGRRLFAGLYGRLSAASFKQQNTTVITENARSSVQLFLGYRLHSPKWLKEEVDKAEKLMPIK, translated from the coding sequence ATGCCCCGTCCTGCTTTAACCATCTCCCTTTGCCTGGCCATAAGCCTGGTGAGCCTGTGTACCCTTGCGCAGCCTGCTGTAACGGATACGGCTAGCCGATCCCACAGGTTGGGCAAGATCGAATACATGAGCCATTACATCATCCTGAAGCTATCCCAGAACACCGACCTCGAGACCTTTGCGGTCAAGTCGAACCAACAGGATATTAACCTGAGTCCGAATGCCAACAGCGTAACCCGACTGAGTGTCAACTATCGCTGGCTATCCTTCAGTTATGGGTTCATCGCCAAGTTCCTGCCGGGCAATGATGATGACGCCATCCGGGGGAAGACCAAGGGCAAAAGCTTTGGCCTGAACATGAATTTCAAGCGGTGGTTGCAGGAGTTCTCCTATTCCCGGACCCAGGGCTATTACCTGGAGAACACGAAGGACTTTGATCCCGGCTGGCAGGAAGGGGATCCCTATTTACAAGCCCCCGAGCTGGTGTATAAGAACTTCCAGGGCATCACGGCCTACAAGTTCAATCCGGACTTTTCCATCAATGCGTTGGCCACGCAAACCGAAAGGCAAACCCAGAGTGCCGGGAGCTTTATCCCCCAGCTGCTCTACCGGTACTATATAACCGATAACAAGGTAGAATTGGGTCCAGGTGGTTCCTCACAGAGGGCCCAAAACCTGGAATTGGTATTGGGGGCAGGGTATTACCACAGTTTTGTGCTAAAGGAAAAGTTTTACCTGGCGGCCGGCCTCACGCCGGGCATAGGTTATGTGCATACCTGGCTCACCACCCGATTCTATGATGAGGACTCCCAACAATCGGCCCAGGACAATTTCATCTTCCGGCTGGATGGTAGGGCCGGGATAGGCTACAATGGCAGGAGGTTATTTGCCGGCCTGTATGGCAGGTTATCGGCCGCTTCCTTTAAACAGCAGAACACCACGGTGATCACGGAGAATGCCAGGAGTTCAGTACAGCTCTTCCTCGGATACCGACTGCATTCCCCCAAATGGCTGAAGGAAGAAGTGGATAAGGCAGAAAAGCTCATGCCCATCAAATAG
- a CDS encoding GNAT family N-acetyltransferase: protein MPFDLQPVLENEFLRLVPLKETDFEALYAVASDPLLWEQHPNPDRWQEPVFRGYFKGAMESGGALLVLDRQTNAVIGCSRFYDLDETNGTVLIGYTFIGRDWWGKQYNKQLKHLMLEHAFRYVDRVLFHIGVNNFRSQKSIEKIGARQIDRIEVAYYNEPSRTNFVYEIRKQDFLP, encoded by the coding sequence ATGCCTTTTGATTTGCAACCCGTTCTGGAGAATGAATTCCTGCGTTTGGTCCCCTTGAAGGAAACTGATTTCGAGGCCCTCTATGCGGTGGCCTCCGATCCCCTGCTCTGGGAGCAACACCCCAATCCCGATCGCTGGCAGGAACCGGTGTTCAGGGGCTATTTCAAAGGCGCCATGGAATCGGGCGGGGCCTTGCTGGTACTGGACCGCCAAACAAATGCCGTCATTGGCTGCAGCCGCTTTTATGACCTCGATGAAACCAATGGTACGGTGTTGATCGGGTATACCTTTATCGGTCGCGACTGGTGGGGAAAGCAATACAACAAACAGCTGAAACACTTGATGCTGGAACATGCCTTCCGTTATGTTGACCGTGTGCTCTTCCATATCGGGGTCAATAATTTCCGGTCGCAGAAATCCATCGAGAAGATCGGGGCCAGACAAATCGATAGGATCGAAGTGGCCTATTACAACGAACCCTCGCGGACCAACTTCGTGTATGAGATCAGGAAGCAGGACTTCCTGCCTTAA